The nucleotide sequence TCAAGTAACAACAGTACTTGAGAAACTAAAGCTGAATATTATACTGGACATCTTTTTGTTGGTTTCCCTGCTAAGAATCAAGGTGGTTATATTGTTAACCGTAGCAATATAAATGACAATCGTGAGTTCTTTGGTGCTTCAAATCAACGTAACAAAAACTTTACTCCAATTTTCGTGCGTGGTGGAAACAGTGGTACCGGTGTAGTTGATGCAAACGGTACCTATAGTTCATTAGTTAACTCGGCAATAGGTTGAAAATCATATACTGCGTGATTTGGATACTCAAATATTTTTGAAAAATCAAATAAAAAATGATGAGAATTTAACTACTATGGAACTGTAGAAAAGGACCAAAGTATTTTAGATATTGCTAATATCAACTCAGCAGCATCTAATATTATGAAATTAAATGCTTGAGATCCAACAATTGAGCCCGTTTATTGATTAACTGATTCTAAAAAAATGAATCAAAAATAAATTTTATTCTTCACAATTAATCTCTATCACTAATTGGTAGAGATTTTTTGTATTTTTGTGGCTAATTAGGTGAATTTACCTTAAGTGATTTGGTGATGGCTCGACAAATTAATAAAATAACAGGAATAAAATATGAAATTCTCGATTAGTGTTGCCATTAATGATACAAATGAAAAAATTTTCATATTAGTCAAATTTTTTTGTAATTCACTTTGATTTTTAACTTTTAAGGTTCATTTAAAATATAATTAAAGTGAAAGGTAATCAAAATAAAATTCTTGATTTTGTTTTTGAGTTTTTTGCATATACCAAACCTTTCTAAAATTACGAAAAAGTAAGTTTATTAAAACTAATATGCAATTCATTAAATCTTTAACTAAATAAAAGGAGAATAGTATGAAAAAAATATTTTTGTTATCATTAATTTTACCTTTTGTTTCTATGTCGACAAATTGCGTTATGAACAAAAAAATAGAAGTTAAAACTATTGAAGAAAAAAAGCCTATAAATCCAATTTGACCTCCTATTGTTGATCTTGTTGGTTTATGACATCCCGATTTATCTGATAATAAATACTCGGATGAAAAAGATGAAAATGAACATGATAATTCTTTAAAGCAACAATATCCTGAAAATTTTGATTGATCCAATGCAAATGAAAAAGAAATTATTAATTTTTTAATTGCAAAGAATTTTCAAGATCACTTAAGATATTCAAGTGAATTTGGAAAAATAAGCGATAGCTTGCAATTGAGAATAAAAGAATTGTTAAATAATTCTAATATTAGTTTTAATGTAAATGAATATAATACAAAATTGTTGCACAGAATAACACTTAAAAGAGATGAAATTTTTAATCATTTAAGAAAAATAAACGATATCTACAATGATCAAATTCAAAACAAAAAAATATTCTTTTATTTAGAGCATTATCAAGCAAATACAAATAAAAACATAACTGAAGACTGACGAAAATATGTTACTTTAACAATTAATATTGAAGAATCTGAATTACCAAAATTCTCATCATTTAAAGATGCTGAAGAATTATTTAAACTATTAAACCTTTCTAATATGACATATGATACAAAAGTTGAAAATAATACATTGTATGAACAACCATATGAAATGACAATTTTTACTTTTAAACCTAGTGATTATAAAGTGGCTATCGATGAGTTAAATTCATTTTTTGTAAGTCTTGGTATCAAAGATAAAATTCCATTTAGATTTAAAATTTGAACTAATAAATTAGATTTTCGTAAAGAAAGTTCTGATTCTATAACAAATATTGAAAAAATGACTTGATATAATGCTAAATGATCAATTGGAATTCATCGAAAATTTCTTAAAGATATTGAATGAAGTAAGTTGTTATTATACGTTCCTTTCTTTCAAAAATGTCCACACATTGACGAATTAGTTAAAACTAATTTTGTTTGATACAATGGCGATTGACAACTTGAGGAAATATACAAAAAATCTATTTACTCATCAGATGTTGATTATTGAGCTTGACCAAGATCATGATGATAAAATGAAAAGACTTCGCGCAAATGAAGTCTTTTTTAATTTTAAATTCTTCAAAATCATCAGTAATTTTTGGTTTTTAACTTAGATTCATTTGGTTTAAAAATAAATATTGCGAACATAAAAACGAATGAGTGATAAGTGTAAATAATAAAAAAATATTAGTGTTTTATGATGTATATGAAAAAATTTCATATTAGTAACAAAAACAACTAAATTTAGCAAAAAATTCACTTTTGTCTTTTAAATGAGTATATTTGTGCTGAATCTGAAATTTAATTTACTTAATCAATTAAACTAATTTAATATTTAATATAATTAATTTATGCTTTTAAAAGATAAGATAAAAATGATTTTTTTAACCATTATTACTTTTGGTTTAATTTGAATTAAATGAACAAAAATGAAGAATAGTAATCTTGAGAATTCATTTTATGTTGCAAATAAATTACCATTTAAAATGGAACAATTTTATGCAATTATTCCGAAGGAATCAATTTTAAGTATAAGTAACACACACATTCGTACCAATATCACTGTTGCTGATGCATCTAAAGTCGCAATTGAAGAATTACAAAAACTTAAAAATGTTACCGGTGTAGTAGTAATGTCAAACAAAATTTCACTTGTTTTAAATGAATATGCACCAGTTTTAGCGCAAGAGTTGTTAAAACAAAAAGGAGAAAATAATGTTTAATGCTGATGAAGGACGTTACAAAGTTATTTTAGATAACTTACTTGAAATTACACCAAATGATGCAACAGTTTTTACCACGATTAATAATAAGTACTTTTTCGACTTTTATAAATTCTTTGGTAAAAACGCTTTTAGCTTTATTTATGGTTCAAAAGGATTTAAATTTCCACTACTTGAAGTCAATTTACTTCAACTTTTAAGTCAAATGGAAACTGCTCAAACTTATGAAGAAGTATTGCATTTATTGCACGAGAACGACCAAGATATTAGTGATGGTGCAAAGGTACAACTTCGTAATAATTTTGAAGCAACTAAAAGCAAGATTATCGAAAAGATTCGTGTAGACTTTCAAAAATCAACCTTAAAATGAAAACTCTTACTTAATCGTGCACGTGAAATTAATGACGAAATTAATATTTGACCATTGCATTTAGGTTTTTTATATGTTTCATTAGTAATTGATGATAAAACTTTCTATGCACCGATGTTTTTTAAAGAAGTGGTAATCGAATTTGAAAATGGTCGTCCTTTCTTATTGAGTAACGGTGATATTAAAGTTAATGAAAAGTTAATTTTTATTTTAAATAATGCCGGATTTAACATTCATTTTGATTTTGATTATTCAACTAAAAGCATTAGTGAATTAGTTCACTATTTAGCTAAAATTTGAGGTCAAACTTTTAAAATTCCACAATCAATTCAAGGTCCATTCCAAAGATTTCGTAGCGAAGATATTAAAAACTTAACACTTAATTTCCATCCAGGGATTACACTCGGAATTTTCCTACCATCAGGCGGATACGCTCGTAACAGAATGAAAGAAATCATTGAAAAAAACGAAATTGACAACATTTTTGACATTGAATTCAATAAAAATATTTATAAATATCGGATCAAAAATACCATCTTCGATCCGAGTGTGGGACTATTTAAAATTACTCCAACCAACTATTCACAAGATAAAGCGATTGTGTCCGCACTGGGACAAAATACCATCATTTGAGGGCCTCCTGGGACAGGTAAGAGTCAAACAATTGTTAACCTATTAGCTAATATTTTAGTTTATGGTAAAACTGGGATAGTTGCTTCGCAAAAGAAAGCTGCTTTAGAGGTTATCCGTAAGAGAATGAGCGACTTAAGAATGTTTTGTTTATTTATTCTTACCTCTAAAGATATGCGGAAAAAAAGTTTTTACAAACCAATTAAGGAATATCTAAACTTTTTAGAATACTTTGAAGAATCATACTCAATTAAACCAATTAAAGTTATACGTGATGATGAACGTCGTTGAGTTGATAAGGTAGCTGAAATTGCTGAAAATCCAAAATATAGTGAAATTTTAGAAGCTTATTTCTACTTATATAATAATTTAGATAAGTTAACAAATGACGATATTGACTATATTTTGACCTTACCAGCTAATATTATTTATCCATACACACCAATTAATAATAATATTTATAAATCAATTATGCGTGCAAATCGTGTTAACTTGTGACATTATTTTAAAAATTACAAGAATTTAAGAACTATCGCATTACAAATTGAACGTAACTTAAACGATTTTAAAGGTAGTTTAGCTGAATTAGTAATTAAATTCAGAAATCTTGATCCAAGTGATATTGCTTGATTACGTGAATTTTTAGAGTTATTACCAGAAATGGAAAGTGACGAAAAAACTGACATTCAAATTATTAAAAACATCGTTGGAGAAAGAGTCTTTAATAAAGTTAATAACTTTAGTCCTGAAAAACGTAAATTATATAGTGAATTTGCTGCATCGGTGCGGATTGGTAATTTAGAACCATATAAATTTATTAAACGTTATAGTTCTTTAATTAAAGAGTTATTTCCGATTATTATTGCAACACCAGATACCGACTTAAGTGCTTGACATAAAGAAGAATTTGACTATGCAATTATGGATGAGTCATCACAAATTTTCATCGAAAAAGGTTTACCAATTCTATATTTAGCAAAAACTAAGGTCTTAGCTGGTGATGAAAAACAAATGAAACCATCAAATTGATTTAGAGTTAGAACTACCGATGATTCAATTTTCGGTAATGTTGAATCACTTTTAGATTATGCTCACTCGCTTGGTGTTTATAGCATTTTGCTTGATAAAAACTACCGTTCAAATCACGCGGCCTTAATGACTTTCTCAAGTAAATATTTCTATGAATCATCGCTTGATGTTATCGATTCAGCACACAAAGCAAACAGCGAAGCGATCGAAGTTATTGAAGTAAATGGTGCTTGAGAAGATAACCGTAACGTGGTTGAAGCTGAAGTAGCTATTGACATTGTTGATTTAAACCTTAATAAATATAAAAAGATCATTTTATTAGCATTTAACGCTAAACAATGCGACTATATTACCAATTTAATTTATCAAAACTACTCACATCTTGAAGAAGCTTTAGAAGAAGGTCGCTTAATGATCCGAAACATTGAAAATATTCAAGGTGATGAAGCGGATTTAGTCGTTGCAACAATCGCATATGATAAAAACTCAAAAATTCACTCAACTTATGTTGGACGTCCAGGCGGAATGAATGCGTTAAACGTTGCAATTTCGCGTGCTAAAGATAAGATGGTAATCATTAAAACTATTAAATCAAGTGATATTAATAACTATCACAATTCTGCAGATACTAAATTATTTAGAGAATGATTATTATTCTTAGAAAAAACCAACAACGAACGTCGTGAACTACTTAAAACTTCAGTTAACCGTTACAAACCAAAAGCTCCTTTAAAAATCAATTCAAACTTAGTTGCAGAGGTAAAATCGGTTATTGGAGAAATTATCAAACCATATATGAATGTTAAGATGGTTGAAAATTATCCAGTTGGTACAATTTATATTGATTTAGTTGTTTTAGTCGACAACAAACCATATAAATGTTTCTTATTTGATAACTTTAGTTATGCAAATGATTATGAAGCTTATGTTTTATTTAAGGATTATTTCAAATTCTTAAAATCAAAACACTACGATACCAAAATTTTAAACGATGTAATTTGATTACGTGATAAAAAAACCATTCTAGATTGATTTAGTGCTAGTCAAATTCAAGAATTTTCAGGTGTTGAATTTGCTGCAGAAAACGAAGAGCCTGAAGATTTATTCGAAAAAGAAGAATTTTTAGAAGATGTCGAAGTTAAAGATTCTGAAACCTTGACTAAAGAATGAAAAATTTTCCTAGATGATCAAGATAAAGAAGCTGAATTAGCAAAAGAAAAAGCTAAAACTCAAGCTAAAACAACTAAAAAAACAACCACAACTTCAGCAAATAATAAGAAAAAAAGCTCAGCAAATAGCAAAAGCAAAAATTCATCATCAAACAAAAGTAAAACAACAAACAAAAAACAATAATGAAATTAGAAAAATTCTTTAAGATTTGTTCTAACGAAACGAATATTCGTTTAATTATTCACTTATATTCATGTGATAAAAATGAATGTAATGTTCAAACATTTGTCGAATTGCTAAACAAAAAACAAGCTAATATTTCCAAACACTTTATGGAATTACGTCGACTAAAAATTGTCGATTATGTGCGAAATGGTCACGAAATTTTTTACAAATTAAATGATAATTTTCGGACAAAATTTAATTCATATTTAAGTTTAATCGTGCAAGACCACTGTTATGATAAATTCACTTGTGCTTGTGCTGTTTTAGAAATTCACGCTACAAAAAATGATGAAAATTGCGTTCATGAATGTTGTGATGATGAGTAAAAAACTATAAAATCAAACCTTAAACACAGAATTATTTGGATTCTGTGTTTTTTGTG is from Mycoplasmopsis pullorum and encodes:
- a CDS encoding DEAD/DEAH box helicase, producing the protein MFNADEGRYKVILDNLLEITPNDATVFTTINNKYFFDFYKFFGKNAFSFIYGSKGFKFPLLEVNLLQLLSQMETAQTYEEVLHLLHENDQDISDGAKVQLRNNFEATKSKIIEKIRVDFQKSTLKWKLLLNRAREINDEINIWPLHLGFLYVSLVIDDKTFYAPMFFKEVVIEFENGRPFLLSNGDIKVNEKLIFILNNAGFNIHFDFDYSTKSISELVHYLAKIWGQTFKIPQSIQGPFQRFRSEDIKNLTLNFHPGITLGIFLPSGGYARNRMKEIIEKNEIDNIFDIEFNKNIYKYRIKNTIFDPSVGLFKITPTNYSQDKAIVSALGQNTIIWGPPGTGKSQTIVNLLANILVYGKTGIVASQKKAALEVIRKRMSDLRMFCLFILTSKDMRKKSFYKPIKEYLNFLEYFEESYSIKPIKVIRDDERRWVDKVAEIAENPKYSEILEAYFYLYNNLDKLTNDDIDYILTLPANIIYPYTPINNNIYKSIMRANRVNLWHYFKNYKNLRTIALQIERNLNDFKGSLAELVIKFRNLDPSDIAWLREFLELLPEMESDEKTDIQIIKNIVGERVFNKVNNFSPEKRKLYSEFAASVRIGNLEPYKFIKRYSSLIKELFPIIIATPDTDLSAWHKEEFDYAIMDESSQIFIEKGLPILYLAKTKVLAGDEKQMKPSNWFRVRTTDDSIFGNVESLLDYAHSLGVYSILLDKNYRSNHAALMTFSSKYFYESSLDVIDSAHKANSEAIEVIEVNGAWEDNRNVVEAEVAIDIVDLNLNKYKKIILLAFNAKQCDYITNLIYQNYSHLEEALEEGRLMIRNIENIQGDEADLVVATIAYDKNSKIHSTYVGRPGGMNALNVAISRAKDKMVIIKTIKSSDINNYHNSADTKLFREWLLFLEKTNNERRELLKTSVNRYKPKAPLKINSNLVAEVKSVIGEIIKPYMNVKMVENYPVGTIYIDLVVLVDNKPYKCFLFDNFSYANDYEAYVLFKDYFKFLKSKHYDTKILNDVIWLRDKKTILDWFSASQIQEFSGVEFAAENEEPEDLFEKEEFLEDVEVKDSETLTKEWKIFLDDQDKEAELAKEKAKTQAKTTKKTTTTSANNKKKSSANSKSKNSSSNKSKTTNKKQ
- a CDS encoding ArsR/SmtB family transcription factor, whose amino-acid sequence is MKLEKFFKICSNETNIRLIIHLYSCDKNECNVQTFVELLNKKQANISKHFMELRRLKIVDYVRNGHEIFYKLNDNFRTKFNSYLSLIVQDHCYDKFTCACAVLEIHATKNDENCVHECCDDE